Part of the Halodesulfurarchaeum formicicum genome is shown below.
TTCGTTCCCGAGGTTGTACACTTGATAGGGGCCAAGTCGGTTGTCGAAGATCACCGTCCGGGCACCGGTCGCCTCGACCTGCTCGGTGAGTTCCTCGACCTTCCCGGCCCCGAGTTGCAGGGCCGGGTCCGGTTCGCGACGCTGTGTGCACTCGCCGACGACCTCGTAGCCGGCTGCGGCGGCAAGCTGTCTGATCTCGGCCGTGTCCGGCTGGCCGTCCCTGACTCGCTTCGCGATGATCGCCCGGTCGGGTTCCGTCACTCGCCGCTCTGTAGGGGCCGAGATCACTTAAGGGCCATGCGGGGCACAAAGGACTTACCGGAGAACGGCCCAACGAGGGGTATGGCGCTCGAACTGGACCCGACACAACTCGGCCTCGAATTCGGTAGCGGGGCCGTGATCGGCGCGATTATCGGGTTTGCCTTCAAGAAGATCGCGAAGGTGATCGCGGTCATCGTGGGCCTCGAACTCGCGCTGTTCAAGTTCCTCGAATCGCGGGGCATCTTGACCGTGGACTGGGACCGCCTCACGGGCGGGCTCCTGGATCTGACACAGACCGCCTCGATGGAGACCCCGCCGCCCTGGGTGAACACGTTCCTCTCGACGCTCTCCGTTGGGGCCGGCTTCACCGGGGGCTTCCTCGTCGGCTTCAAGAAAGGATAGTTTTCAGCGGCGGGCGATCTCGTCTTCGTCCCGGATGATCTGGACCTCCGCCTCGCCGCTCGTGTGCTCGTTGACCAGATCGTAGAAGTCGTTTTGCAGCCCTGCCGGGAAGGTCAGGACCCCGATCCAGGAGCCATCCGCCTGCCACTCCTCCCGTTCTAGGTCTCCGAACTGCCGGATCTGGGCCTGGGCGCTCCCGGCATAGTCCGGTGGGACCTGGACGGCCATGGTTACCTCGTCGAACCGGATCGGGATCACGGGTCGCAACGCATCGAGAGCGTCCTCGACCTGTGACTCGACCCGCTCCATCGGGTCGACGTCGAACCCGGCCTCCTCCAGGGCGTTCTCGATTCGATCCGGGGGGTGCGGGGCGTCGTCCATCTGTGGGTTCACGGCGTTGCGCGCGATCCGGTCGATGAGTTCGCGGCGCTTGCGTTCGAGCATCTTCCGGCGCTGTTCGGCGGTGATCTGGATCTCCCCGCGCTCGATCACCTGCGGGATGATCTCCATCGGATCCGTGGTGTCAAAGACTTTCTCGACGTCCGATTCGGCCGGTCGATCGCCTCGCGAGGCGTTCTCGAAGACGTCCCGGGCCGCGATCACGTCCTCCAGGTCCCCATCGAACTCCCCACGTTTGATCGCGAGGGCCGCGTCCGGATCGACGAGGACCTCGAAGCGCGCCCCGTGGGACTCGAGCCGCGCCGTCACTGCATCGTCAAGTGATATCATGGCCTGCGCTACGGCGTGGAGCGTGAAAAATGTAGCACGTCACTCCGGCAGGGCGGCTTCGATCTCCTCGTTGGTGAGTTGGATGTACTGCTCGGACTCGGCGTCCACCGTCGCCGCGCCCACGCCCGCGGGATCGAGGGGCTCCTCCTGGACCGAGCCCAGAGCCTGGAGTCCGAGTTCGACGGCCTCGGCCAGTTCGATTTCGGGGTCGTACTCGGCTTCGAGAGACGACTGGATCTCCTCCCGATCGGAGCCGATGGCGATCGCCTGCCACTCGTAGGGCGTACCACTCGGGTCCGTCTCGAAGAGGCGTGGCTGGCCGTCGTCCAGTCCACCGACCAGCAGGGCCACGCCGAAGGGCCGGGCCCCGCCGATCTGGGTGAACTGCTGGATGTGATCGGTCACGTCCTTGGTGAGCGTTTCGACCCCGATGGCCTGCTCGTACCGCAGTCGCTCGACCTGGGCGTCCCGGCGGGCGAAGTCGATCAGTCGGCGGGCGTCGGCGACGTGGCCAGCACTCGCGATGCCGACGTGATCGTCGACCTTGTGGAGTTTCTCCACGGAGTCCTGTTCGACCAGCGGGGATCGAACCGGCTTGTCGACGATCAGTGCAACCCCGTCGCTGGCTCGCACCCCGATGCTCGCCGTGCCTCGCTTGACTGCCTCCCGGGCGTACTCGACCTGGTAGAGTCGGCCGTCCGGGGAGAAGATGGTGATGCCACGATCGTACGCTTGCTGTTGTTGTCCTTGCATTTAGAGATCCCGGGGTGTTGCCCCGACGAAGGTGTCCGCGCACTCGACGTCGACGCGGTCCTCCCGCAGGTGGGCGGTCGCCTCACCGTCGCGAAAGGTCACGGCCGTCGAGTCGGTCACGGCTGGCGGTCCCTGCAGGAACGACCGCCTGGTGGCTCGAACTGTTCCGCCCACCCCCCGAACGCCGACCCGAACCGGCTGGTCCTGGACGGAATCGACACACGCGATTGCGGCCCGGGCCTGCTCGACGGTCCCTCGGCGGACCCGAACGAGCGCCCAGCCACCGCCGGGATACAGGTCGGTCTCCAGGACACGCGGATCAACCTCGGCGCTTCCGGGATCGCCCAGAAGCGTCCGTGTCGCCGTCCAGACCGCCTCCTGGAGGGGTCGCTCCGCGAGGGTGACATCCGGCCACGTCTCTATCTCGACGGCGAGATAGCGATAGCGCGGTCGGAGGTGTTTCGGGAGGTGGCGCACGGCAAGGGGTTACACGTGGACTGTTGTAACTCCACGGATCGAGGTGGTCTCAGCTTTCGGGCTCGGAGACGGTGACCCCCGGCCCCACGGTGTCCGGGTCCCGCCGGTGTCGATTCCGCTCGGCGATGGTTCGCCAGGCCGCCAGTCCCTGCTGGATCGTTTCGTGGTCGAAGCCGATCTGGGCACCCACCGCGAACAACTCCCGCGGCCCGCGAACCTGTAGATGGCTCGATGGGGCTCCAGAAACGACAAACGGCGCGCCCGCATCAGCGACGAGTTCGTGGAGTTTTCGGAGCGCTTTGATCGCTCGCACTCGGTCGCCGCCACTCGATCGGAGCACGGGACCGAGATTTAACTCCAGTGCGACGTCGTTTGCGGCGGCGGTCTGGGCGATTACGTGGTTGACGTCCCCGGCCCCGCCCATGGGATCGGCGAGGACGTCCACCTGGGCTTGCTCGACCACGAAGCGATTCATCTCCGGATCGCGACCCTGGACGAGAAGCACTTCGGCTTCGGGCCGGCGATTCCCGATCGCGCCGCTTGCCCGCCCCGGTTCGTCGGCGGTGATCTCGATGCCCTGGACCACGTCGATGCCGTGGGTCTCTGCGATGGCCTCGTGATCGACCGCTGCGGGCGTGGACTGACGATTCCTGACGACCAGGCCCTCGAACCCGGCGTTTTTCACAGTCAGCCCGAACCTGTCGGGGGTTGTCGGCCCGTCCTCGCGAACGCGGACGGATTCGTACATCTCAGGAGAGGGCCTCCCGGGCGTTTTCGAGGGCGTTCTCCCGGTTGGCCGGGTAGGCCTCGACCTTCGCCCGGAGGGTGATGCCGTCGCCGCGTGTGACCTCGCCACGGGCGGCGGCCTGCTTGTCCAGTGTCACGTAGAAGGCGTTGTTGTCGTCGAGTCGATCCCCCAGTTCGTCCAGGAGTTCGGCCATGTTCACCCCGTCCCGGAGGCGCTCGAAGACGTGTTCGATCTCGTCGGTGCGTTCCAGTCGGGCGCTGAGGACGACGATTCGATCGCCGTGATGGCCCTCCCCGACCGAGGACTCGATTTCGGCCTCCGGCGGGAGCAACGTCCGGAGTGCCGAACGCACGCGGTCCTCGGCCTCCGTCTCGTAGCAGAAGGCCCGGAGGTCGACGTAGTGGAAGGGAAGGCCCATGCCCGCTCAGTCGTCGGTCTCCTCGGGGGCGGCCTCGAGGTGGTCCTCGGGGACGCCGGCCTCCTGGCCGTCCTCGAAGGACACGGTGTAGTTGGCGTCGCCGAACATGGTCTCGACGACCTGTGTCACGGTCCCGATCTCGCCGTCGAACTCGCTGTGCTCGTCGTGCAGGAGCACCTCGTCGTCTTCTTCGAATGGCATATCACGGGATATTTCCCCGGCTCATTAAAGTCAACCGGTCTCTTTTCCGGTGCGCCATCCGAACTCCTGGTCGCAGACTTGTGGTTCGAGAACCGGCCCGAAAATCCGAACTCGCTCGTCGCCGTGGTCGTCAGTCGATACGGTCGATGGTCTCTTCGTCTTCACGGCCCAGTACGAGCTTCCAGACCAGGGCGATCAGGATGAGCGCGACACCGACTTTGAGGATTGTGCGTCCCATACCTGTTACTAAGTGGTAATACGTTATACACTTTCTGGCGAGCGGGGCCGTTCAGGTCTCGATGTGGTCGGTGATGTTCTCGCGAATGATGGTTTCACAGTAGCGACACTGCACCCCGGTATCGAGTACGTCGAAGTGTGTGTTCACTGGCTCGCCCGCGTTGGTGATGCAGTTGGTGTTCGGACAGGTGAGCACGCCGACCACTGACTCGGGCCGATCGACCCGGGACTTCTCGATGACCTCGTATTCCCGGATGATGTTGATGGTGGCATCCGGCGCGATCAGGGAGAGCACGTCCACCTCGTCCTGGCTGAGTTCCATCCCCTCGACTTTCACCACGTCTTTGCGCCCGAGCCGGTCGCTCGGGACGTTGATGCCGACACTCACCGTCTCGCCCTCGGTGCCGTCGATGCCGAGGATGGCAAGCACCCGGAGGGCCTCGCCGGCGGTGACGTGGTCGATGACGGTCCCGTTCTCGATCTTGCTCACGCGGAGTTCGGTGTCTGGCTGGGTCATAGTAGCATATCCAGGAGTGCCATTCGCACTGGCACGCCGTTGTGGGCCTGTTCGAAGTACGTCGCACCTGGCAGGTCATCCACGTCCGCTGCGATCTCGTCGACCCGGGGGAGCGGGTGGAGGACGGTCAGGTCCTCGTTGTACTCACGGATGGTCTCGGCGTCGAGACGGTACTTGCCGGCGACGGCGTGGTACTCGTCCTCGTCGGGGAACCGCTCGCGCTGGATCCGGGTGACATAGAGCACGTCGAGTTCCGAGAGGATCTCCTCGTAGCCCTCGTGTTCGCGGACCTGGGCCCCCTGTTCGTGGAGGTCATATCGGACACTTCGGGGGAGACGAAGGGAGTCGGGGCTGATGAAGTGCTGGCGGGTGTCGAAGTTCGTCAGCGCCTGGGCCAGCGAGTGGACGGTTCGACCGTACTTCAGGTCGCCCATGATCCCGATCGTAAGGTCATCGAGTCCGACTTCCTCCCGGATGGTGAACAGATCGAGCAGCGTCTGGGTCGGGTGCTGGCCGGCCCCGTCCCCGGCGTTGAAAAGCGGGACGTCGATGAACTCCGAGGCCATCGTGGCCGCGCCCTCCATCGGGTGGCGCAACACGATCCCATCGGCGTAGCCCTCCAGTACCCGAAGCGTATCCGCGAGGGTTTCACCTTTGCTCACACTCGAGAACTCGACCGGCCCCATGTCGATCGTGTCCCCGCCCAGGCGCTTGATGGCCGTCTCGAAACTCATCTTCGTCCGGGTGCTGGGCTCGAAGAAGGCGAGTGCGAGCAGGGCCCCCTCGTGTCCGCTTGCTGCCTGCGGGTCGGCGGCGAAGTCGGCGGCCCGGTCCAACACCGCCTCGATATCCGCCCGCGAGAACTGTTTCGCGGAGATCACGTGCTCGTGACGCATTACTCTCACTCGCTCGTGGAACGGTCTTGAATCTCCCGTTTGGCGGGCACGGCCCGGCCGGTCCTTTATCAGAGAGGACCGGACCAGAAGGCCCATGCTCGCCGTGACTGGGGGGAAAGGTGGCACCGGCAAGACGACGACCGCGCTGGGACTGGCCGTCACGCTCGCCGAGCGCCGTCGCGATCCGATCGTCATCGACGCGGACGTGGACATGCCGAACTTGCACATCCGGGCGGGCACTGACGATTCCGGGCTGGCCGCCCTCGCTGCGGGCACGCCGATCGAGGCGGCGGCGACGCCCGCCGAACGCTATCCCGGCGTGTCGATCGTCGGGGCCACCCCCGGGACCGATCTGGAACGCGCGCTCCGACAGGTCCGGACCGAGCGTCCGGTGATCCTCGATGGGGCTGCCGGGGCCGACGAGCGCGCAGTGACGCCGCTGCGACACGCCGACGCTGCGGTCGTCGTCGCGCGGCAGACTCCTGCGGCCGTCACGGATAGCGTGAAGTCGGTCCGGATGAGTCGGGCCGTCGATGCACCGCTCGCCGGGGTAATTCTCAGCCGCGCCGCGGCCGTGCCGGCGTCGGTCGAAACCGCACTTGGCGTGGAGCCGCTGGTGCCCGTCCCGTCGGTTTCGGATCCGATCGCCCACGATCAGGCCCGCGTGGCGTACGACCGGATTCTCGACGAGTGGGCGAACGCTTAATGTCCCGGGAACCAACCGTTCAGGGGATGGCGGAGAAACTCTCCACCGGGGTCGAGGTACTCGACCGCGAACTCGCCGGCGGGCTTCCGGCCGGGAGCGTCGTCGCCTACCAGGCCCCCGCCGCGAGCCAGGGAGAGTTGCTCCTCTACGAGTTGACCCGGCCCCGGGAGACGCTGTATCTCACCACCATTCGGACCGAGGACGCTGTCGCGGACGCGATTGCGGCCGCCAAGGCACCGACGGGCGAGCCGAAGATCGAACTCGTGACCGGGGAGGATCCGATCGACTCGACCCGCCGGGCCGTTCGCAACGCTTTCGAGGGCATGACGGTGATCATCGATCCCATCGACCCCCTCGAACGGGCCGATCGGGCCCGCTACGAGCAACTGCTCAACGAGATTCGAAATCACATGATCAACACGGGCGGGATCGCCTTCCTGCACGCCCTGGAGGGGCCGAATCCGCCGGCTCACCGGGAGACTACCCAGCACATGGCGGACGTGGTGCTGGATCTCGATGTCGATCGAAAGGGGAGCGAGATAGACAGCCGGCTCACCGTGCAGAAGTATCGCGGCGGGAAGATTCCCAGCGAGTCGATCAAACTCGACCTCACCGAGCGCGTGCGGGTCGATACGAGCCGGGATATCGCCTGATTACTCCTCGAGTTCGTCCACGTCGAGTTCGTCCATGATCTCGTCGGCGTCGACGTCGGCGTCTTCGAGGGACGCCTCGATGTCGCCGAGTCCGCCGCCCATGCCACCCATGCCGGGCATCGCGGGCGCGCCGTCGATGATCTCCTGGACGATGACCCGATCGATGTCCAGCTTCTCGATGACGTCACCGAGGATCTGCTGTTTGGACATCATCCACTGCTGGTTGAACTGTAGTTGTGGGTTGCTCTCGATGTAGAGGGTCTCCTTCTCGACGGTCTGGACTTCCGTTTCGGTCTCGCCCTCCTCGTCTTCGACCTCCACTTCCTCCTCGAGTTCGTCGGTCGCGAGGTGCATGTCCAGTTCGACGTCGAAGAAGGTCTGGAGCAGGCCCGAGGCCTGTTCGACCGGATCCTCGACGGTGTCGAGGATTTCGTACTCGTACTCGACGTCCTGGCCGGCCAGCGGGTGGTTGAAGTCCACGCGGGCGCGGCCGCCGATGATCGTCTCGACGTGCCCGTGCTGCCCGTCGATGTCCACGTGTGCACCGGGGTAGCGGTCGTCTTCCGGGATCTTCTCGGCGCTGACAGTACGGACTTCGTCCTCGTTGTACTCGCCGAAGGCTTCGGCGGCGGGCACGACCACGCTGCCGGAGTCACCGACCTCCCGACCAACGATGTCGGACTCGACGGCGGGGAAGAGGTGACCGTCACCCAGCACGATCGTCCGCGGGGCGAACTCCTGGTCCTCCGTGTCAACCCCTTCCGCTTCAGCGACCTCCTTGTCGGTCGTGTCCACGAGGTCGCCGCCCTCGACTGTTCGGGCGGTGTACGCCACTTTTACGAAGTCGCCGTTCTGGAGACCCGACTCCTCGGCGGTCTCCGCCGCATCATCGGCCGATTCGGCCGTCTGTTCGTCACTCATACCCCAAGGGAGTTCCGTTCGACCCTTAAGAATCACGGTCCGATCACAGCCGCTCGCTCGCATCGCAACGTTTAGACCCCTGCCCGTGACAAGGTCACAGACACTCATGTCATCAGCCGACGCGTCGGGCGAGTCCACAGCCGAGGACATGCCCGAGCTCACATATCCCGAGGAGGACTGGCCCGGATTCATCCGCGAGCATCTGGGCCCGTCGCTTCTCTGGGCGTTGCTCGGTATCGGCGGCAGTCACATCGTCCTGGCGCCGACCCTCGGTGGCCTCTATGGGATGTTCGGGATCTGGGTCATCGCCATCATCTACCTGGCGAAATACGGGGGCTGGGAGCTGGGCATCCGGTACAACTACGGTATCGGACGCAATCCAGTCGAGGGCTATGGGGACCTCCCCGGGCCGGACCACTGGGGACAGGTCTTCACGATGTTGGTCTACCTGGTGGGCTGGACGGTCATCCTCGCCTCGGTGGGCTTTAGCGCGGCGACCTTCCTCGCGGCGCTGGTGCCCTCACTTTCCGCCATTCAACTGTACCTCCTGTTGATCGGCTTCGCGGTGGCCCTGACCATCGTCTCCCGCTATGCCTGGATCGAGAACCTGATGAAACTCTTCGTCATCGTGCTTGGGGGCCTCATCGTTCTGGGCGTGTTCGTCTCGCCGCCGTCGCCGTCGCTGGTCGCCGAGACGGCGTTCTCGGTGCCCGATCTGACCGCACCGGTCTTCCTGGGGATCTTCGCCGCCCTCGCGGGGTACGCCCCGACCGGCCTGAGCACCACCGTCACGATCGGGAGCTGGAGTCTCGCGAAAGAGCAGGGCGCACGGGCCCTGCGCCGCAAGGATTACGACCCGACCGACGAGCGCTTCCAGGAGTACATCGCGAGCTGGATGCGAACCGGGACCCGGGACTTCCGGGTCGCCTTCGGCTTTAGCTTCCTCCTCCTCGTGAGCATGATTCTCCTGGCAACCTCCGTCTTCTATCCCACGCCGCCACAGGATCAGAACCTCGCGATCGCGATCGGGAGCATCCTCCAGGAGGGCTTTGGCGACTGGACGTTCTACCTGGTGGTCGCCGGCGCGTTCGCGGCGCTTTACTCCACCGTCATCACGGTCATGGACGGCGCCGCGCGGGTCAACGCCGACACGCTCCCGCTCGTGCTGGAACGTGAGATGGACACCGACCGCCTTCGTCGCGGGTTCATCCTGCTCATGGGGACGGCGAGTGTCATTCCGATTCTGGTCATCGGGCAGTTGCCGGTCACCCTGATGGTGTTCTCCGCCGCGCTGATGGCGATCCTCCAGGTCTTCTTCTACTTCGCGAACTACTACATCGTCCGGAAACACCTTCCCGAGGCCTTCCAGCCCGACCGGGCCCACACGATCTACTATGCCGTCACGATGTTGCTCGTGCTCGGATTCGGCATCATGGGCGGACTGAGTCGACTCGGCCTCGTCGGCTGATCGAAACCCGCACTTTTCTACCCCGGGCCCCTCCGGCCGGGCATGTACGAAGTCGAGATGAAGGTCCAGGCGGCCCACGAGCCCGTTCGGGCGGCTCTGGAGCGGGAAGGCGCCCGCTCCCTGGGCCGTGTGGAGCAAGTAGATGTGTACTTCGACGCCCCGCACCGCGATTTTGCGGCCCGGGACGAAGCCCTCCGATTGCGCGAGGAGACCGACGCCGAAGGCACGACCACGGCGCTCACCTACAAGGGCCCGAAGGTCGATGACACGTCGAAAACCCGTCAGGAGTTCGAAACGACGGTCGGCTCCCGCGGGGAGATGCAGGCGGCCCTTTCGGCCCTGGGATTCGAACCGGCTGCGACCGTCGAGAAGACCCGCGAACGCTTCGAACTCGACGGGATCGTCGTCTCCCTCGATACGGTTTCGGGGCTGGGAGAGTTCGTCGAGGCCGAAGCCGAGGCCACGGAAGCCGACATCGAGGCGACCCGGGAGGCCGTCGCAGCGGTCCTCTCTCGCCTCGATCTCGACCCCGAGGCACAGATCCGCCGTTCGTACCTCGGATTGCTCCTGGACGACTGATGCACCAGAGACATGAGCGCCGACAAATAAGTTTTCGCAAGTTATAGGAGCGGCCATCGGATAGGTTCTCTAATGACCGATCGGAACATCCGCATCCAGTCCCTCGACCGGGGCGCGGTCGAGGACCAGGAGATCGAGATCGTCGAACGAAAGGGGATCGGCCACCCCGACTCGATCTGTGACGGCATCGCCGAGGCCGTCTCTCGCGCGCTTGCGCAGGCCTATCTCGATCGCGTCGGCAAAGTCCTTCATTATAACACCGACGAGACCCAGCTGGTCGCCGGTGACGCCGCTCCGGCCTTCGGCGGTGGCGAGGTCGTCGAGCCGATCTACATTCTCATCGTCGGCCGCGCCACCAAACGCTACGAGGGCCAGGAGATCCCCGTCGACTCGATCGCCCTGGAGGCGGCCCGGAACTACCTCCGGGAGAACCTGCCCAACCTCGATCTCGAAACTGATGTCATCGTGGACGTCCGGCTCGGCGAGGGCTCGGGGGACCTTCAGGAGGTCTTCTCCGAGGACGGCGGCACCGTCCCGATGGCCAACGACACGAGTTTCGGCGTCGGTCACGCCCCGCTCTCGGAAACCGAACAGATCGTGTACAACACCGAGCGACGGCTGATCGAGGACTTCGGCGAGGACCACCCCGCGCTGGGCCAGGACATCAAGGTGATGGGCAAGCGCGAGGGCTCGACCATCGATCTCACCGTCGCCGCCGCGCTCGTGGATACCTTCGTTCCGAACATGGAGGCCTACGAGGCCGAGATCGACGCGATCAGGGAGTATGTCACCGACCTTGCCTACGAGTACACGGACCGGGAAGTTCGAGTGCACGTCAACACCGCGGACGACACCGCCGCGGGTGCGATCTATCTCACGACGACCGGCACCAGTGCCGAACAGGGTGATGACGGGTCGGTCGGCCGGGGCAACCGGGCCAACGGGCTGATCACGCCGAACCGGTCGATGTCCATGGAGGCCACGAGCGGCAAGAACCCGGTCAATCACATCGGGAAGATCTACAACCTCCTCTCCACGAAGATCGCCATGGAAGTCGTCGAGGAGGTCGAGGGCATCCGTGATCTCCGGGTCCGGCTGCTCAGCCAGATCGGGAGCCCGATCGATCAGCCACACGTCGCCGACCTCCACGTCGTCACGGAGTCGGGCTACGAACTGGGCGACGTGGACCCCGAGATTCGCCGGATCGTGGACGAGGGACTGGCCAGCGTGGAGGACGTGACCGCGGCGGTCATCCGCGGCGAGCTATCCACGTTCTGAGCCTTCGAAGGGCGCTTTAACCGCGGGGTCTTTCTTGGGGTATGCAGGTACCGGGAGCGGACGTGGTCATCGTCCGCCACGGGGACATCGGGGTCAAGTCCAGCCGGGTCCAGTCCTGGATGGAGGAGACCCTGGCAGCGAACCTCGAGGCGACCCTCGACGCCTGGGACGTTCCCGGCCGCGTCGAGCAGCACTGGGGCCGGCTCTTCGTCCGGACTCGGGAGCCCGAGATGGCCGCCAGGGCGGCGGCGACCGTTTTCGGGATCGTGTCGGCCAGCCCCGCACGCACCGTCGAGCCGACCCTCGACGCGATCAGCGAGGCCCTGGCCGAGACCGCGCGGGCGACCTACGACGGGGGCTCGTTTGCCGTCGACGCGAGCCGGGCCGGCGACCACGACTTTACGAGCCAGGACGTCGGCCGGGTCGGGGGCGACGCGATCTGGACGGCCGTCGCGGACGAGTTCGAGCCCGAAGTCGACCTGGACGACCCCGACCACCGCTTCGAGGTCGAAGTGCGGGACGGCGAGGCCTACGTCTTCACCGAGCGGTTCGACGGGCCGGGTGGCCTCCCCGTCGGCACCCAGGAACCGCTGGTCGCGCTGGTGAGCGGCGGGATCGACTCGCCAGTCGCGGCCTGGCTCGCGATGAAGCGTGGCGCACCCGTCATCCCCGTCTATCTCGATCTCGGGCCGTATGGTGGGGCCGACCATCGCGCCCGGGCCATCGAAACCGTCTCGCGGCTGGCCGCCCACGCACCGGGACAGGATTGGTCGCTGCGGATCGCGCCGATCGGGGAGCCACTCGAAGCCCTCGATGACCGGGTTGGGGACACCCGGATGCTCTCGGTCCGGCGGCTCATGCTGATGGTCGCGGGGGAGATCGCCGCCGAGACCGGGGCCCGCGGAATCGTCACCGGGGAGTCGATCGGCCAGAAATCCAGCCAGACGGTGACCAATCTCCAGGTCACCGACCGGGTGACTGACTGGCCAGTCCATCGCCCGCTGCTCGCCCTGGACAAACAGGAGATCATCGCGAAAGCCCGGAAAATCGGCACCTACGAGACCGCAACCGTCGACGCGGGATGTAATCGGATTGCGCCCGACCAGCCCGAGACCCAGGCTCCCATCGAACGCGTCGAGGGGGCCGAACCTGATGAACTGCCGGCCTGGGCGAGACAGGCCGCGGCGGCAGTAGACATACAGGCCATCGAGCCCTCGGTCGACCTGCACAAGCCATGACCGAGGTCTGTCTCCGCGGCCAGCCCGAGACTGACATCCAGGAGGCGCTGTTGGCCTACGAGACCGCGCGCTCGGCGCTGGCTCCCTACCAGCACCACCACCCCTTCGAGAACACCATCGCCGTCGAGACGGTGAGCCTGGGCGCGGCGATCTCGCTTTTGAACGACCTCGACTGGTATCTCGCCCGCACCACCCAGGGGACGCTGCTCCGGGACCCCTCGGTCTCGACTTCGGAGTGGCTCTCGCGTGACCTTGCCGAACAGGTTCGAAACGGCGAGATCCCGCCGGATGCCACCGGCCAGTACCTCAAAGTCTACGGCCTCGCGGACCGGGAACTCATCGAGCCGATGTACGTGACCCGCCGCGAGGACTCGATCCCGGCCTATGACCTCGCCGACGTCGAGGCGACCGTCGTGGTCAGGGTCACAGAGCGGGAGTTCGAGCGTGGGTAGGTGCGAGATCGTGGATATTTCGACCGGTGGAACAGGATAAAACTTACACGAGCGTGGGTCCATTCCCTGCCCATGGAAGAGCGAGTGCTTCTCGTCGGCGGTGGCGGCCGGGAACACGCGATCGCCCGCGCCCTCTCGACGGCCACGCTGTTTGCGTACAGTAGCAATCGGAACCCGGGTATCGCCGACCTCGCGAACGAGGTTCGAATCGGCTCGGAGACGGACACCGAGGCGATCGTCGACTTCGCGACCGAGATCGAAGCGACCCTGGCGATCATCGGGCCCGAGGCGGCGCTCGCTGCCGGCGTCGTGGACGCGCTGGATGAGGCCGGGATCTACGCGTTCGGCCCACGCGCTGACCAGGCCCGCCTGGAGACGGACAAGGCCTACCAGCGGGAGTTCATGGTCGAGCACGGGATCGACGCCCGGCCCGAATTCGAGACCTTCGAATCGGTCGAGGAGGCTGTCGCGTACGTCGAACGCGTCGATGGCGACGTGGCAGTCAAGCCCCGGGGGCTCACGGGCGGGAAGGGCGTTCGAGTGACCGGCGATCAGGTCTCGAACGCCGAAGCGGTCGAGTACATGCGGGAGAGCGGGTACGACGAGTGGGTCATCGAGGAACGACTGCTGGGTGAGGAGTTCACCGTCCAGGCCTTCGTCGCCAACGGGACGCTCCGGCCGACACCGGCCGTCCAGGATCACAAACGCGCCTACGAGGGTGACGAGGGGCCCAACACGGGCGGCATGGGCTCGTACAGCGATGCCCGCGCCATTCTGCCCTTCATGACGGCCGCGGACTACGAGGCCGCCGTCGAGGTCCTGCAGG
Proteins encoded:
- a CDS encoding FKBP-type peptidyl-prolyl cis-trans isomerase, which gives rise to MSDEQTAESADDAAETAEESGLQNGDFVKVAYTARTVEGGDLVDTTDKEVAEAEGVDTEDQEFAPRTIVLGDGHLFPAVESDIVGREVGDSGSVVVPAAEAFGEYNEDEVRTVSAEKIPEDDRYPGAHVDIDGQHGHVETIIGGRARVDFNHPLAGQDVEYEYEILDTVEDPVEQASGLLQTFFDVELDMHLATDELEEEVEVEDEEGETETEVQTVEKETLYIESNPQLQFNQQWMMSKQQILGDVIEKLDIDRVIVQEIIDGAPAMPGMGGMGGGLGDIEASLEDADVDADEIMDELDVDELEE
- a CDS encoding Nramp family divalent metal transporter, which gives rise to MSSADASGESTAEDMPELTYPEEDWPGFIREHLGPSLLWALLGIGGSHIVLAPTLGGLYGMFGIWVIAIIYLAKYGGWELGIRYNYGIGRNPVEGYGDLPGPDHWGQVFTMLVYLVGWTVILASVGFSAATFLAALVPSLSAIQLYLLLIGFAVALTIVSRYAWIENLMKLFVIVLGGLIVLGVFVSPPSPSLVAETAFSVPDLTAPVFLGIFAALAGYAPTGLSTTVTIGSWSLAKEQGARALRRKDYDPTDERFQEYIASWMRTGTRDFRVAFGFSFLLLVSMILLATSVFYPTPPQDQNLAIAIGSILQEGFGDWTFYLVVAGAFAALYSTVITVMDGAARVNADTLPLVLEREMDTDRLRRGFILLMGTASVIPILVIGQLPVTLMVFSAALMAILQVFFYFANYYIVRKHLPEAFQPDRAHTIYYAVTMLLVLGFGIMGGLSRLGLVG
- the cyaB gene encoding class IV adenylate cyclase, translating into MYEVEMKVQAAHEPVRAALEREGARSLGRVEQVDVYFDAPHRDFAARDEALRLREETDAEGTTTALTYKGPKVDDTSKTRQEFETTVGSRGEMQAALSALGFEPAATVEKTRERFELDGIVVSLDTVSGLGEFVEAEAEATEADIEATREAVAAVLSRLDLDPEAQIRRSYLGLLLDD
- a CDS encoding methionine adenosyltransferase: MTDRNIRIQSLDRGAVEDQEIEIVERKGIGHPDSICDGIAEAVSRALAQAYLDRVGKVLHYNTDETQLVAGDAAPAFGGGEVVEPIYILIVGRATKRYEGQEIPVDSIALEAARNYLRENLPNLDLETDVIVDVRLGEGSGDLQEVFSEDGGTVPMANDTSFGVGHAPLSETEQIVYNTERRLIEDFGEDHPALGQDIKVMGKREGSTIDLTVAAALVDTFVPNMEAYEAEIDAIREYVTDLAYEYTDREVRVHVNTADDTAAGAIYLTTTGTSAEQGDDGSVGRGNRANGLITPNRSMSMEATSGKNPVNHIGKIYNLLSTKIAMEVVEEVEGIRDLRVRLLSQIGSPIDQPHVADLHVVTESGYELGDVDPEIRRIVDEGLASVEDVTAAVIRGELSTF
- a CDS encoding MinD/ParA family ATP-binding protein; amino-acid sequence: MLAVTGGKGGTGKTTTALGLAVTLAERRRDPIVIDADVDMPNLHIRAGTDDSGLAALAAGTPIEAAATPAERYPGVSIVGATPGTDLERALRQVRTERPVILDGAAGADERAVTPLRHADAAVVVARQTPAAVTDSVKSVRMSRAVDAPLAGVILSRAAAVPASVETALGVEPLVPVPSVSDPIAHDQARVAYDRILDEWANA
- a CDS encoding RAD55 family ATPase codes for the protein MSREPTVQGMAEKLSTGVEVLDRELAGGLPAGSVVAYQAPAASQGELLLYELTRPRETLYLTTIRTEDAVADAIAAAKAPTGEPKIELVTGEDPIDSTRRAVRNAFEGMTVIIDPIDPLERADRARYEQLLNEIRNHMINTGGIAFLHALEGPNPPAHRETTQHMADVVLDLDVDRKGSEIDSRLTVQKYRGGKIPSESIKLDLTERVRVDTSRDIA